Proteins co-encoded in one Streptococcus parauberis NCFD 2020 genomic window:
- a CDS encoding DnaD domain protein — MMKPIDEFYYVKNNKILYNSNSLIQVYAPIIGNDAVLLYQYFIEFFDDARRSHKFSEILNQLQFGMSRFEDAMVLLTAMNLVTFYQLPDGYAVKLQTALDVEEFLSSPVYKRLLEQKIGDLAVSEMQPSVPKYAQDISKKFSDVFSTDVKGQVAAPSTKKRQVQFDLASFKRLMTRDGLQFKNENEAVVGLYSFSEQYGLTWFDTYQVAKATAINGKISPSRMHLKQSQSAVADTDATFSEPEKVIITAAKNDTALQFLEKIKKARRATVTQGERDLLLQLAEMNFLDEVINVMVLYTFNKTNSANLQKNYLLKIANDFSYQNIASANQAVLKMRSFEERKQQAISKAKPKKSNVPEWSNPDYQESTSQAEQEELNHFKEEALERLKNLRKGGD, encoded by the coding sequence ATGATGAAACCCATTGATGAATTTTATTATGTAAAAAATAATAAAATTTTATACAATTCAAATAGTTTAATCCAAGTTTATGCCCCAATTATTGGGAATGATGCTGTTCTCCTATATCAATATTTTATTGAATTTTTTGATGATGCAAGAAGAAGTCATAAATTTTCAGAAATTTTAAATCAACTTCAGTTTGGGATGAGTCGATTTGAAGATGCCATGGTTCTATTGACAGCAATGAATTTGGTCACTTTTTATCAACTCCCAGACGGATATGCGGTTAAATTGCAAACGGCTTTAGATGTGGAAGAGTTTTTATCAAGTCCAGTCTACAAACGCCTCTTAGAACAAAAAATTGGTGATTTAGCAGTCTCAGAAATGCAACCAAGTGTACCTAAGTATGCACAAGATATCTCTAAAAAATTCTCAGATGTTTTTTCTACAGATGTCAAAGGTCAAGTTGCAGCCCCTTCTACCAAAAAACGTCAAGTACAATTTGATTTAGCAAGCTTTAAACGATTGATGACCAGAGATGGTTTGCAGTTTAAAAATGAAAATGAAGCAGTAGTTGGACTCTATAGTTTTTCTGAACAATATGGATTAACTTGGTTTGATACTTATCAAGTTGCCAAGGCGACAGCAATCAACGGGAAAATTTCACCCAGTCGAATGCACTTGAAGCAGTCCCAATCTGCTGTGGCAGACACTGATGCTACATTTTCGGAACCAGAAAAAGTAATCATTACTGCTGCTAAAAATGATACAGCTCTGCAATTCCTGGAAAAAATCAAGAAAGCTCGTCGGGCTACCGTAACCCAAGGTGAGCGTGATTTACTTTTGCAACTAGCTGAAATGAATTTCTTGGATGAGGTAATCAATGTCATGGTCCTTTATACTTTTAACAAGACTAATTCTGCTAACTTGCAAAAAAATTATCTTTTAAAAATCGCAAATGATTTTTCTTATCAGAATATCGCTAGCGCGAATCAGGCCGTTTTGAAGATGCGTAGTTTTGAAGAACGCAAGCAACAAGCGATAAGTAAGGCTAAACCTAAGAAATCAAACGTTCCTGAATGGAGCAATCCAG
- the nrdR gene encoding transcriptional regulator NrdR has product MRCPKCNYNKSSVVDSRQAEDGNTIRRRRECEKCHTRFTTFERLEELPLLVIKKDGTREQFSRDKILNGVVQSAQKRPVSSTDIENLISRIEQKVRADYENEVSSTAIGNLVMEELAELDEITYVRFASVYKSFKDVDEIEELLQQITNRVRGKKKSSVNDETH; this is encoded by the coding sequence GTGCGTTGTCCAAAATGTAATTATAATAAATCTAGTGTCGTTGATAGTAGACAGGCTGAAGATGGCAATACCATCAGACGTCGAAGAGAGTGTGAGAAGTGTCATACACGATTTACTACATTTGAACGACTCGAAGAGCTCCCATTGTTAGTCATCAAAAAAGATGGTACCAGAGAACAATTTTCTAGAGATAAAATTCTGAATGGTGTTGTTCAAAGCGCCCAAAAGCGTCCAGTTTCTAGTACTGATATTGAAAATCTTATTTCAAGAATAGAGCAAAAAGTAAGAGCTGACTATGAGAATGAAGTTTCTAGTACGGCTATTGGTAATTTAGTGATGGAAGAATTGGCAGAATTAGACGAAATTACTTATGTCCGTTTTGCAAGTGTTTATAAAAGCTTTAAAGATGTTGATGAAATTGAAGAATTGCTTCAGCAAATCACTAATCGTGTTCGTGGAAAAAAGAAAAGTAGTGTAAATGATGAAACCCATTGA
- a CDS encoding HAMP domain-containing sensor histidine kinase: MQIKIRKTGQYKKSLPKSLSNLFFVLFFCIFSAFTLIAYYSTNYFLLKKEKQAVNQTVDMVRVRLSQVNSNFSINNLSDVLYQNSKENLKIDSYSGQELIRSRRDLTNILDSKQDIYIYNIDKRMIFTTDEEENSFNLEGPINKVFEDQLPDEYRGLSIIQKVYSKETGHLLGYVQIFQDLENYYIIRARLLIWLLFVELFGTSLAYFIIYFSTRHFLEPLQNLHDVMRMISENPNNLALRSNIKSGDEIEELSSIFDTMLDKVENYTNLQSRFISDVSHELRTPVAIIKGHIGLLQRWGKDDSEILEESLNATAHEADRMAIMINDMLDMIRVQGSFDGHQNDITNLESSIETVIGNFKVLREDFIFNWTNPKLDLEGKIYKNHFEQALMILIDNAIKYSQKEKEITIDLRLQSTNQAIVTVTDKGEGISQEDFEHIFERFYRSDKSRNRTSTQAGLGIGLSILHQIVEGYNLSMEVKSLLHEGSTFILYIPLVDPLQLIN, encoded by the coding sequence ATGCAAATAAAAATTCGGAAAACAGGTCAGTATAAGAAATCTTTACCAAAAAGTTTATCTAATTTATTCTTTGTACTATTTTTCTGTATTTTTTCTGCATTTACTTTGATTGCATACTATTCAACAAATTATTTTTTATTGAAAAAAGAAAAACAGGCTGTTAATCAGACTGTTGATATGGTTAGAGTTCGTCTGTCACAGGTGAACTCTAATTTTTCGATTAATAATTTATCAGATGTTTTATATCAAAATAGCAAAGAAAATCTAAAGATTGACAGTTATAGTGGTCAAGAATTAATACGGAGTCGTAGAGATTTAACAAATATTTTAGATTCAAAACAAGATATTTATATCTATAACATTGATAAACGAATGATTTTTACGACTGATGAGGAAGAAAATTCGTTTAATTTAGAAGGTCCCATTAATAAAGTTTTTGAAGATCAGTTACCTGATGAATATCGAGGGCTTTCAATAATTCAGAAAGTTTATTCAAAAGAAACTGGCCATTTGTTAGGATATGTTCAAATCTTTCAAGACTTAGAAAACTATTATATTATTCGAGCACGGCTGTTAATATGGTTGCTTTTTGTTGAATTATTTGGGACAAGTTTGGCTTATTTCATCATATATTTCTCAACAAGACACTTCTTAGAACCCCTGCAAAATTTACATGATGTGATGCGGATGATCTCTGAAAATCCAAATAATTTAGCTCTGCGATCAAACATAAAATCAGGTGATGAAATTGAAGAGCTGTCATCGATTTTTGATACCATGCTAGACAAGGTTGAAAACTATACTAATTTACAGTCTCGCTTTATAAGTGATGTTAGTCATGAGTTACGAACACCAGTGGCAATCATTAAAGGCCATATCGGTCTTTTACAACGGTGGGGTAAAGATGATAGTGAGATTTTAGAAGAAAGTCTGAATGCGACGGCTCATGAAGCTGATCGGATGGCTATTATGATCAATGATATGCTTGATATGATTAGGGTACAAGGTAGTTTTGATGGGCATCAAAATGATATAACTAATCTAGAAAGTTCAATTGAAACAGTCATTGGCAATTTCAAGGTTTTACGTGAAGATTTTATTTTCAATTGGACCAATCCTAAACTTGATTTAGAGGGCAAAATATACAAGAATCATTTTGAACAAGCATTAATGATATTAATTGATAATGCTATTAAGTACTCGCAAAAAGAAAAAGAAATAACAATTGATTTGCGGCTTCAAAGTACCAACCAGGCCATTGTCACAGTTACTGATAAAGGTGAAGGAATTTCGCAAGAGGATTTTGAACATATTTTTGAGCGTTTCTACCGATCTGATAAATCACGCAACAGGACAAGCACGCAAGCCGGACTAGGAATCGGATTATCTATTTTACATCAAATTGTCGAGGGATATAATCTCAGTATGGAGGTTAAGAGTCTGTTACATGAAGGATCGACTTTTATATTATATATTCCACTAGTGGACCCCTTACAATTAATCAATTAG
- the covR gene encoding two-component system response regulator CovR/CsrR: MTKKILIVEDEKNLARFVSLELQHEGYEVSVEVNGREGLETALEKDFDLILLDLMLPEMDGFEVTRRLQTEKTTYIMMMTARDSIMDVVAGLDRGADDYIVKPFAIEELLARIRAIFRRQDIETEKKAPNQGVYRDLVLNPQNRSVNRGDEEISLTKREYDLLNILMTNMNRVMTREELLSSVWKYDEAVETNVVDVYIRYLRGKIDMPGRESYIQTVRGMGYVIREK; encoded by the coding sequence ATGACGAAGAAAATTTTAATTGTTGAAGACGAAAAGAATCTAGCAAGATTTGTTTCTCTTGAATTACAACATGAAGGCTATGAAGTTAGTGTTGAAGTAAACGGTAGAGAAGGACTTGAAACTGCATTAGAAAAAGATTTTGATTTAATTCTGCTTGACTTAATGCTTCCTGAGATGGATGGTTTTGAAGTTACTCGCCGCTTACAAACAGAAAAAACAACTTATATCATGATGATGACTGCGCGTGATTCAATCATGGATGTTGTTGCAGGTCTTGACCGTGGTGCGGATGACTATATCGTAAAACCTTTTGCGATTGAAGAATTGTTGGCACGTATTCGTGCAATCTTCCGTCGACAAGATATCGAAACTGAGAAGAAAGCGCCAAATCAAGGCGTTTACCGCGATTTAGTGTTAAATCCTCAAAATCGTTCAGTTAATCGTGGAGATGAAGAAATTTCATTAACAAAACGTGAATATGATTTATTAAATATTTTGATGACTAATATGAACCGTGTGATGACTCGTGAAGAGTTATTATCAAGTGTATGGAAGTATGATGAAGCTGTTGAAACAAACGTAGTTGATGTTTATATTCGTTATCTTCGTGGCAAAATTGATATGCCAGGAAGAGAATCTTACATCCAAACAGTTCGTGGAATGGGATATGTAATTCGCGAGAAATAA
- a CDS encoding YceD family protein, giving the protein MLQVSELKKRQEPKHFAVNLEIGSILKDRNPEIIDIKDVLAEGTVVYEQGLFILDYSLDYTIILPSSRSMKEVSLTEHQLIQELFIEESEVSNKKDLVEENLVLVLNEPVINLEESVIDNILLNIPLQVLTEDEKSSEDFPTGQNWEVLTEEQYLQLKADQKKETNPFASLQGLFDE; this is encoded by the coding sequence ATGTTACAAGTTTCAGAACTCAAAAAAAGACAAGAACCGAAACACTTTGCTGTCAATTTAGAAATTGGTTCAATTTTAAAAGATCGCAACCCAGAAATTATTGATATCAAGGATGTCCTTGCGGAAGGCACAGTTGTTTATGAACAGGGATTGTTTATCTTAGACTATAGTTTAGATTATACAATTATCTTACCTTCTAGCCGTTCAATGAAAGAAGTTAGCTTGACTGAACATCAATTAATTCAGGAGTTGTTCATTGAGGAATCTGAAGTATCAAATAAGAAGGATTTGGTTGAAGAAAATCTTGTTCTTGTACTAAATGAACCGGTTATTAATCTGGAAGAAAGTGTAATTGATAACATATTATTAAACATTCCTTTACAGGTTTTAACAGAAGATGAAAAGTCGTCTGAAGATTTCCCAACTGGACAAAATTGGGAAGTTTTAACAGAAGAACAATATTTGCAACTTAAAGCAGATCAGAAAAAAGAAACTAACCCATTTGCAAGCTTACAAGGGTTGTTTGATGAATAA
- the htpX gene encoding zinc metalloprotease HtpX, with amino-acid sequence MLYQQISQNKRRTVILVIVFFILLTVIGAAAGYMLFENYQLGIAIAVIIGSIYAFSMIFQSTAVVMSMNNAREITVDQAPEFFHIVEDMAMVAQIPMPKVYIIDDPSLNAFATGSSPKNAAVAATSGLLQIMNREELEGVIGHEVSHIRNYDIRISTIAVALASAITLISSIGGRMMWYGGGRRSSNDRDSNSGLGIVMLVVSILSLILAPLLATLVQLAISRQREFLADASSVELTRNPEGMIKALEKLDNSQAMDNPVDDASAALYINEPRDREKISSLFSTHPPIEERINRLRHM; translated from the coding sequence ATGTTATATCAACAAATTTCACAAAATAAACGACGGACTGTCATTTTAGTTATTGTATTTTTTATCCTCCTGACAGTAATTGGTGCCGCGGCAGGTTATATGTTGTTTGAAAACTATCAGCTAGGAATAGCAATTGCTGTGATTATTGGTTCAATTTATGCTTTTAGTATGATTTTTCAATCAACTGCCGTCGTTATGAGTATGAATAATGCGCGTGAAATAACAGTTGACCAAGCTCCTGAATTTTTTCATATCGTCGAGGATATGGCAATGGTTGCACAGATACCAATGCCAAAGGTTTATATTATTGATGACCCTTCCTTAAATGCATTTGCAACTGGCTCCAGCCCTAAAAACGCTGCAGTAGCAGCGACAAGTGGTTTATTGCAAATTATGAATCGGGAAGAATTAGAAGGGGTTATTGGTCACGAAGTAAGTCATATCCGTAACTATGACATACGAATCTCAACTATAGCAGTTGCATTAGCTTCTGCTATTACCTTAATCTCGTCAATTGGTGGGAGAATGATGTGGTATGGTGGTGGTCGTCGAAGTAGTAATGACCGCGACAGTAACAGCGGATTAGGAATAGTGATGCTTGTTGTTTCGATTTTGTCACTCATACTAGCACCGCTTTTAGCGACCTTAGTCCAACTAGCTATTTCTCGGCAACGAGAATTCTTAGCAGATGCTAGTTCAGTTGAACTAACTCGTAATCCGGAAGGTATGATTAAAGCTCTAGAAAAATTGGATAATTCACAAGCCATGGATAATCCTGTTGATGATGCCAGTGCTGCTTTATATATTAATGAGCCTAGAGATAGAGAAAAAATCTCGTCATTATTTAGTACTCATCCACCAATTGAGGAAAGAATCAATCGATTAAGACACATGTAA
- a CDS encoding LemA family protein, whose product MPTFLIILIIVGLVALWLMTTYNSLVKARMHTKEAWSQIDVQLKRRNDLIPNLIETVKGYANYEEKTFEKITNLRAKVNQASTPAETMEASNELTKQVTQLIAVAENYPDLKANQNFLKLQDELTNTENKISYSRQLFNSTTANYNTKLETFPSSFVGKMFGFKPSEFLQVPEAEKEVPKVNFEF is encoded by the coding sequence ATGCCAACATTTTTAATAATACTTATCATCGTGGGACTTGTAGCCCTATGGTTAATGACAACATATAATAGTTTAGTGAAAGCTAGAATGCATACAAAAGAAGCTTGGAGTCAAATTGATGTTCAACTAAAACGTCGTAATGATTTAATTCCAAACTTAATCGAGACAGTAAAAGGTTATGCAAACTATGAAGAAAAAACCTTTGAAAAAATTACTAATCTTCGTGCTAAAGTAAATCAAGCCTCAACACCAGCTGAAACAATGGAGGCATCAAATGAATTAACTAAACAAGTTACACAGTTGATTGCCGTTGCTGAAAACTATCCAGATTTAAAAGCAAATCAAAATTTCCTAAAATTACAGGATGAATTGACAAATACTGAAAATAAAATTTCTTATTCACGTCAATTATTCAACAGTACAACAGCAAACTATAATACAAAATTAGAAACATTCCCAAGCAGTTTTGTTGGAAAAATGTTTGGTTTTAAACCAAGTGAATTTTTACAAGTTCCAGAAGCTGAAAAGGAAGTTCCAAAAGTTAATTTTGAATTTTAA
- the rsmG gene encoding 16S rRNA (guanine(527)-N(7))-methyltransferase RsmG: MTPEEFYLALESHQIFLTDYQKDQFKTYLETLIEWNQKINLTAITDLDEVYLKHFYDSIAPILQGHITNQPIKLLDIGAGAGFPSIPMKIICPELDVTIIDSLNKRINFLNLLADKLNLTNVHFYHGRAEDFGQDKNFRGQFDIVTARAVARMQVLSELTIPFLRIKGQLIALKAQAADQELSDAKKALATLFSQVDLNQHYQLPNGDSRYITIVEKKKETPNKYPRKAGLPNKKPL, from the coding sequence ATGACCCCTGAAGAATTTTACCTGGCTCTAGAAAGCCATCAAATCTTTTTGACTGATTATCAAAAAGACCAATTTAAAACCTATCTTGAAACACTTATCGAGTGGAATCAAAAAATTAACTTAACTGCAATTACAGATCTTGATGAAGTCTATTTAAAACACTTTTATGATTCAATTGCTCCAATCTTACAAGGCCATATCACTAATCAGCCGATTAAACTCTTAGATATTGGGGCTGGAGCCGGGTTCCCCAGTATTCCAATGAAAATCATCTGCCCAGAACTTGATGTGACGATTATTGACTCCTTAAATAAACGAATTAATTTCTTGAATTTGTTAGCTGACAAACTTAACTTGACCAATGTTCATTTTTATCATGGCAGAGCAGAAGATTTTGGACAAGATAAAAATTTTCGAGGACAGTTTGACATTGTAACGGCCAGAGCAGTTGCTCGCATGCAAGTCTTATCAGAATTGACTATTCCCTTCTTAAGAATTAAAGGTCAACTGATTGCTTTGAAAGCACAAGCAGCTGATCAAGAATTAAGTGATGCAAAAAAAGCATTAGCTACTCTTTTTTCACAAGTCGACTTAAACCAACATTACCAATTGCCAAATGGTGACTCTAGATATATAACAATTGTAGAGAAGAAAAAAGAAACTCCAAATAAATACCCCCGAAAAGCAGGTTTACCAAACAAAAAACCATTATAA
- a CDS encoding TrkH family potassium uptake protein yields the protein MKITKPRSWSITQRLTLSFAIVILVGSILLAMPFSHYANSPDVAYINHLFTAVSMVCVTGLSVVPVADAYNGIGQTISIFLMQIGGLGLVTLIAISTFFINKKLDVANSSLLQSALNREDNIGLKSYLFFAYKLTFFIETTAACIIASDFVPRFGWKNGIFNSIFLAVSAFCNAGFDNFSSSSLKAFIVNPTINLVICTLIISGGIGFTVWNDIYTIIRNTLTDRPRHFKSFFRKISHHTRLVLQTTTIILVAGTLITWFLEKDNPKTIGNYHFLQQIMISFFQTVTMRTAGFATISYTDALAPTNFLYMFQMIIGGAPGGTAGGIKVTTAAIIFLLFKAEFSGLSKVTYHFRTISTKTIKQTTTVAIFFFTVLFIGFLLLIWVEPEIEPIALMFESVSAIGTVGVSMDVTPKLSSMGKIIIMILMFMGRVGPITFLLSLIKGHEKKVNFAEAKILIG from the coding sequence ATGAAAATTACGAAGCCAAGATCATGGTCTATTACACAACGATTAACATTAAGTTTTGCTATTGTTATTTTAGTTGGTAGTATTCTTTTAGCAATGCCTTTTTCACATTATGCTAACAGTCCTGATGTTGCATATATTAATCATCTATTTACAGCAGTGTCAATGGTCTGTGTGACAGGTCTTTCTGTTGTCCCTGTAGCTGACGCCTATAATGGGATTGGACAAACAATCTCCATCTTTTTAATGCAAATTGGTGGTTTGGGACTTGTTACCTTAATTGCAATTAGTACTTTTTTTATCAATAAAAAGTTAGATGTTGCCAATAGTAGTCTGTTACAATCCGCCTTAAACCGAGAAGATAACATAGGTTTGAAAAGCTATCTTTTCTTTGCTTATAAGCTTACATTTTTTATTGAAACTACAGCTGCTTGCATTATAGCTAGCGACTTTGTGCCTCGTTTTGGTTGGAAGAACGGCATTTTTAATAGCATTTTTTTAGCCGTTTCTGCGTTTTGTAATGCGGGATTTGATAATTTTTCATCAAGTAGTTTGAAGGCATTTATTGTTAATCCCACCATAAATTTAGTTATCTGCACCTTAATTATTTCTGGTGGGATTGGCTTTACTGTATGGAATGATATCTATACCATCATTCGTAATACACTTACTGACCGTCCACGCCATTTTAAATCTTTTTTTAGAAAGATCTCACATCACACCCGTCTTGTATTACAAACAACTACAATTATCCTTGTTGCAGGTACACTGATTACTTGGTTTTTAGAAAAAGATAATCCTAAAACAATCGGAAACTATCACTTTCTGCAGCAAATTATGATTTCATTTTTCCAAACTGTAACCATGCGTACTGCCGGTTTTGCTACCATTTCCTATACAGATGCACTTGCCCCAACCAACTTCTTATATATGTTTCAAATGATCATTGGCGGGGCACCAGGCGGTACTGCTGGTGGTATCAAGGTAACAACAGCAGCAATCATTTTTTTACTTTTCAAAGCTGAATTTTCAGGGCTCTCAAAAGTCACCTACCATTTTAGGACTATTTCAACTAAAACGATTAAACAAACAACAACTGTTGCTATTTTCTTCTTCACTGTATTATTTATTGGCTTCTTATTATTAATTTGGGTTGAACCAGAAATAGAGCCAATCGCATTAATGTTTGAGTCAGTTTCTGCAATAGGTACAGTCGGTGTATCAATGGACGTCACACCAAAATTATCATCAATGGGTAAAATCATTATTATGATATTAATGTTTATGGGACGAGTTGGCCCAATAACCTTCCTTCTCAGCTTGATTAAAGGTCATGAAAAGAAAGTAAACTTTGCAGAAGCAAAAATTCTAATTGGATAA
- the ktrA gene encoding potassium uptake transporter gating subunit KtrA, which produces MYKRKTVGVLGLGIFGRTVARRLSEFDQDVIAIDSNELLVNQVADLVTKAAVGDMTDQEFLLGVGIDNCDTVVIASGKNLESSVLAIMNCKKLGVPVIIAKAKNRVFEEVLLGIGATKVITPERDSGKQLASNIMKNHIENIIYLEQGVSMINFHIPKKWVGKSLTELDVRQNYDLNVIGVRHLPDKKLIPNVDPNKSLSKDTIIVAIANDNTIEKFDYLGYFN; this is translated from the coding sequence ATGTATAAACGAAAAACCGTTGGAGTACTAGGACTCGGAATATTTGGTCGAACTGTGGCTAGACGCTTAAGTGAATTTGATCAAGATGTCATTGCCATAGATAGCAATGAATTACTGGTTAATCAGGTTGCTGATTTGGTGACAAAAGCTGCCGTTGGCGATATGACAGACCAAGAATTCTTATTAGGCGTGGGTATAGATAACTGTGATACAGTAGTTATCGCCTCAGGAAAGAACTTAGAATCATCCGTTCTGGCCATTATGAACTGTAAAAAATTAGGTGTTCCTGTGATTATTGCTAAAGCAAAAAATAGAGTCTTTGAAGAGGTTCTATTAGGCATTGGGGCTACCAAAGTTATTACACCAGAACGCGACTCTGGTAAGCAATTAGCTTCCAATATAATGAAAAATCATATTGAGAATATCATTTATCTAGAACAGGGGGTATCAATGATCAATTTCCATATACCTAAAAAATGGGTTGGGAAAAGCCTTACAGAACTCGATGTCCGTCAAAATTATGACCTAAATGTTATTGGGGTCCGTCACTTACCAGATAAAAAATTAATTCCCAATGTTGATCCAAACAAATCATTATCAAAAGATACAATCATTGTCGCCATCGCAAATGATAATACCATTGAAAAGTTTGACTACCTAGGCTATTTTAACTAA
- a CDS encoding methionine ABC transporter permease, with amino-acid sequence MTDLLQNYLPNVVQLGWSGDAGWGMGIWNTLFMTIIPFIIGGTIGLFLGLMLVLMGPGGVIENKQVSWFLDKVTSIFRAIPFIILIAILASLTYLLMGTILGAKAALVPLTFATFPFFARQVQVVFSELDKGVIEAAQASGATFWDIIMVYLTEGLPDLIRVSTVTLISLVGETAMAGAIGAGGLGNIAISYGYNRFNNDVTWVATLLILLLIFLIQFLGDSLTRRVSHK; translated from the coding sequence ATGACTGATCTTTTACAAAATTATTTACCTAATGTTGTTCAATTGGGTTGGTCAGGTGATGCCGGCTGGGGCATGGGTATTTGGAATACCTTATTTATGACCATTATTCCTTTTATTATAGGTGGGACAATTGGACTTTTCCTTGGCCTAATGCTAGTTCTAATGGGGCCTGGTGGGGTTATTGAGAATAAACAAGTGTCTTGGTTTTTGGACAAAGTAACTTCAATTTTCAGAGCAATTCCCTTCATCATTTTAATTGCTATTCTTGCAAGTCTGACTTATTTATTAATGGGGACTATCTTGGGTGCTAAGGCTGCTTTGGTTCCTCTAACCTTTGCGACTTTTCCTTTTTTTGCTCGCCAAGTTCAAGTTGTCTTTTCTGAACTGGACAAAGGGGTTATAGAAGCCGCCCAAGCATCAGGAGCAACTTTCTGGGACATTATTATGGTTTACCTAACTGAAGGCCTACCAGACTTAATCAGAGTCTCTACGGTGACCCTTATCTCACTTGTTGGTGAAACGGCGATGGCCGGGGCAATTGGTGCTGGTGGTCTTGGGAATATAGCTATTTCTTATGGTTATAACCGTTTTAACAATGATGTTACCTGGGTAGCCACTTTGTTAATTTTATTACTGATCTTTTTGATTCAATTCTTAGGCGACAGCTTAACACGTCGTGTCAGCCACAAGTAA
- a CDS encoding methionine ABC transporter ATP-binding protein, whose protein sequence is MSETMIQLDHIDITFEQKNRRIEAVKDVSIDIQKGDIYGIVGYSGAGKSTLVRVINLLQKPTAGRITIDKDLTFDQGKIQLSSQALREKRREIGMIFQHFNLMAQKTAKENVAFALRHSGLAKTDIDKKVEDLLELVGLADRANNYPSQLSGGQKQRVAIARALANDPKILISDEATSALDPKTTKQILSLLQDLNKKLGLTIVMITHEMQIVKDICNRVAVMQNGHLIEEGTVLEIFSNPKEALTQEFILTATGIDEALLKINQQDIVQNLPQNALLVQLNYVGSSTDEPILNQIYRDFEVTANILYGNIEILDQTPVGEMILVLEGNQDNILAAEKALNAADVQVQILKRGE, encoded by the coding sequence ATGAGTGAAACAATGATTCAACTAGATCATATTGATATTACTTTTGAACAAAAGAATCGAAGAATTGAAGCTGTTAAAGATGTTTCAATTGATATCCAAAAAGGTGATATCTATGGGATTGTTGGTTATTCTGGTGCTGGGAAATCAACACTGGTCCGTGTGATCAACCTCTTACAAAAGCCTACTGCAGGAAGAATTACTATTGATAAGGACCTGACTTTCGATCAGGGCAAAATCCAATTATCATCTCAAGCCCTGCGTGAAAAACGTCGTGAGATTGGAATGATCTTCCAACACTTTAATTTGATGGCTCAAAAAACGGCTAAGGAGAATGTGGCATTTGCACTACGTCATTCAGGCTTAGCCAAAACGGACATTGACAAAAAAGTTGAGGACTTACTGGAATTAGTTGGGTTGGCTGATCGTGCCAACAATTACCCATCACAATTATCAGGTGGGCAAAAACAAAGGGTGGCAATTGCACGTGCTTTGGCTAATGATCCGAAAATTTTAATTTCCGATGAAGCAACTTCAGCACTGGATCCGAAGACGACGAAACAGATTTTGAGTCTCTTACAGGATTTAAATAAGAAGCTGGGCTTAACAATTGTCATGATTACCCACGAGATGCAAATTGTCAAAGATATCTGTAATCGAGTGGCGGTTATGCAAAATGGGCATTTGATTGAAGAAGGAACTGTTCTGGAGATTTTTTCTAATCCCAAAGAGGCCTTAACTCAGGAATTTATCTTAACAGCAACTGGTATAGACGAAGCCTTATTGAAAATAAATCAGCAAGACATCGTCCAAAATCTGCCCCAAAATGCACTCTTGGTCCAGTTAAATTATGTCGGTAGTTCGACTGATGAACCAATTCTCAATCAAATTTACCGTGACTTTGAGGTAACGGCCAACATTTTATATGGGAATATTGAAATTCTTGACCAAACGCCAGTTGGTGAAATGATTCTCGTCTTGGAAGGCAATCAAGACAATATCTTAGCTGCTGAGAAAGCACTCAATGCAGCAGACGTTCAAGTTCAAATTTTAAAAAGGGGAGAATAA